The proteins below are encoded in one region of Coffea arabica cultivar ET-39 chromosome 4c, Coffea Arabica ET-39 HiFi, whole genome shotgun sequence:
- the LOC113739623 gene encoding uncharacterized protein — translation MGWSSGGKGGMEKVRRVLRTAYFMVLMMASLVVQSAAVLVAIADVLVPCFLIQSFTCVTCYSFREHLRRYGFRSSLMDIPLVSIIRSLIIICVYSMCDGPALSHGPYLGTVTLCSVASVLLLSVKACIFTVNSQLEAEASSSLTRQKLHLKKSWGMPVLFLSSVVFALGHTVIAYRTSCRARRKLLFHRVDAEAVLSCKIVFSGYQKVPRSPTPSAGRTLRSGSEMKRKPGLLARDQGDVPVRLLADIDSLFMSCQGLILHYKLSTPGSPARSLSSTSFLGKQPFKVLPKDQYHLRRSFSNQFSTSSLSTPLLDGSPTSPVLSEDMPILSLDDTVDDDEGSKLGSPVLEQDLEAYGQFGIVLIHGFGGGVFSWRNVMDVMARQLGCPVTAFDRPGWGLTSRPRCKDWEENQLPNPYKLDTQVDLLLSFCAEMRFASVVLVGHDDGGLLALKAAERIQSPDNPTSVEIKGVVLLSVSLSKELVPGFARILLRTSLGKKHLVRPLLRTEITQVVNRRAWYDATKLTTEVLSLYKAPLCVEGWDEALHEIGKLSFETVLSPQHAESLLKSVEQLPVLVIAGAEDALVPLKSVQAMASRFVNSRLVAISGCGHLPHEECPKALLAAISPFISRLILNPDLQSQ, via the exons ATGGGGTGGTCGTCAGGGGGTAAAGGTGGGATGGAGAAAGTGCGGAGGGTGCTTAGGACGGCGTATTTCATGGTGCTGATGATGGCGTCGCTGGTGGTGCAATCGGCGGCGGTGCTGGTGGCTATAGCGGACGTGCTGGTACCCTGTTTTTTGATTCAGAGCTTCACCTGTGTAACGTGTTACAGTTTTAGAGAGCATTTGCGGAGATACGGTTTCAGGAGTTCATTAATGGATATTCCTTTGGTCTCCATCATCAGATCTCTCATCATCATCT GTGTTTATTCAATGTGTGATGGGCCTGCTCTTTCACATGGACCGTATCTTGGAACTGTCACATTATGTTCTGTTGCTTCAGTTCTTCTTTTATCTGTAAAGGCTTGTATTTTTACTGTCAATTCGCAACTTGAGGCTGAAGCATCATCTTCTCTAACAAGGCAGAAGCTCCATTTAAAGAAGTCATGGGGTATGCCTGTGTTGTTTCTCTCATCTGTGGTGTTTGCTCTTGGCCATACTGTTATTGCCTATAGAACTAGTTGCAGAGCAAGGAGGAAACTCTTGTTTCACCGGGTTGATGCAGAAGCT GTTCTTTCTTGCAAAATTGTTTTCTCTGGTTATCAGAAAGTTCCACGATCACCCACTCCATCTGCCGGCAGAACACTACGAAGTGGCAGTGAAATGAAGCGAAAACCTGGATTATTAGCTCGCGATCAAGGCGATGTTCCAGTTAGATTACTTGCTGATATTGACAGCTTGTTCATGTCTTGCCAAGGGCTTATCCTTCATTACAAGCTTAGCACGCCTGGTTCACCTGCTCGTTCCTTGTCTTCTACCAGTTTTCTTGGCAAACAACCATTCAAAGTTTTACCCAAAGATCAGTATCATCTTCGCAGGAGcttcagtaatcaattcagtacCTCCTCACTCTCCACTCCTCTCTTAGATGGGTCTCCTACCTCCCCAGTTTTGTCTGAAGACATGCCTATCCTCAGCCTTGATGACACTGTTGATGATGATGAGGGCAGTAAATTGGGATCTCCAGTCTTAGAACAAGATTTGGAAGCATATGGACAGTTTGGGATTGTTTTAATACATGGTTTTGGTGGTGGTGTTTTTTCTTGGAGAAATGTGATGGATGTAATGGCTCGGCAACTTGGTTGTCCAGTCACTGCTTTTGACAGACCTGGTTGGGGATTAACATCAAGGCCACGGTGCAAGGATTGGGAAGAAAATCAGTTGCCTAATCCATACAAGCTTGATACTCAG GTTGACTTGCTGCTTTCTTTTTGTGCGGAGATGAGGTTTGCTTCAGTTGTACTTGTTGGTCATGATGATGGAGGGCTACTTGCACTGAAGGCTGCGGAAAGAATCCAGTCGCCAGACAATCCCACTAGT GTTGAAATCAAAGGTGTTGTACTACTTAGTGTAAGCTTGTCTAAAGAGTTGGTCCCTGGCTTTGCTAGAATATTACTTAGGACTTCCCTTGGGAAAAAGCATTTGGTTCGTCCTCTACTGCGAACTGAAATCACTCAAGTAGTAAATCGGCGAGCATGGTATGATGCTACCAAGCTAACAACTGAAGTCTTGAGCCTATACAAG GCCCCATTATGCGTAGAAGGTTGGGATGAAGCTCTTCATGAGATAGGAAAGTTATCTTTTGAAACAGTCCTATCGCCACAACATGCAGAATCTCTGCTTAAATCTGTTGAACAACTGCCAGTTTTGGTTATTGCGGGAGCCGAAGATGCCCTTGTGCCTCTAAAATCTGTTCAGGCTATGGCTTCAAGATTTGTGAATTCT AGACTGGTTGCAATATCTGGTTGTGGCCATCTTCCACATGAGGAGTGTCCCAAGGCATTACTAGCAGCTATATCACCCTTCATAAGCAGGCTTATATTAAATCCGGATTTGCAGAGTCAATAG